A window from Candidatus Nitrosotenuis uzonensis encodes these proteins:
- a CDS encoding cyclic nucleotide-binding/CBS domain-containing protein, with protein MGYVRDIMNKHVVTISKEKSCLEASRLLQEKDISFLVVVEQNNPVGIITEADFVRKLVAQDKKPSELKVADIMSPKYRWVEPTTAIEDAVQKMLNNNIRRLIVLEEGKLAGVITQTDLAAYLRSKLLIDETIRGIGSED; from the coding sequence ATGGGATATGTAAGAGACATAATGAACAAACACGTAGTTACGATCTCAAAGGAGAAAAGCTGCCTTGAGGCCTCAAGACTCCTTCAGGAAAAAGACATTAGTTTTCTGGTAGTCGTAGAGCAAAACAACCCAGTAGGAATTATAACTGAGGCGGATTTTGTGCGAAAGCTTGTGGCCCAGGACAAAAAACCTTCTGAATTGAAGGTGGCAGACATAATGTCACCAAAATACAGATGGGTCGAGCCGACCACCGCCATAGAGGACGCAGTTCAAAAGATGCTAAATAACAACATTCGAAGGCTAATAGTGCTCGAAGAAGGAAAGCTTGCCGGCGTCATAACCCAGACAGACCTTGCAGCGTACCTAAGAAGCAAGTTGTTAATCGATGAGACCATAAGAGGAATCGGAAGCGAAGACTAG
- the purQ gene encoding phosphoribosylformylglycinamidine synthase subunit PurQ has translation MRVGVIVFPGSNCDRDMYHVLKDVFNLDVQYFWHEDKLPKNLDAVVLPGGFSYGDRLRAGVIAAHSPVIADVKKMADKGMPVLGVCNGFQILVESELLPGVLLRNTSLNFMCRWTELIVENNRTPFTSQFELKQRIPIPIANGEGRYYVDKATLAVLKKNNQIVFRYGENINDSVFDIAGICNKEGNVVGMMPHPERAVEAEINPKDSRPSNLIFESLIATVGARR, from the coding sequence GTGAGAGTCGGCGTCATAGTTTTCCCCGGCAGCAACTGCGATCGGGATATGTATCATGTACTAAAGGACGTCTTCAATCTAGATGTCCAGTATTTCTGGCACGAGGACAAACTTCCAAAGAATCTTGACGCAGTCGTGCTTCCTGGCGGATTCTCCTATGGAGACAGGCTGAGGGCCGGAGTCATCGCAGCCCACAGTCCTGTAATTGCCGATGTAAAAAAAATGGCTGATAAGGGAATGCCAGTTCTAGGCGTCTGCAACGGCTTTCAAATCCTAGTGGAATCAGAACTGCTCCCAGGCGTATTGCTAAGAAACACTTCGCTGAACTTTATGTGCAGATGGACTGAGTTAATAGTGGAAAACAATAGAACGCCGTTTACCAGTCAGTTTGAGCTAAAACAAAGAATCCCAATACCAATTGCAAACGGGGAAGGCCGTTACTATGTTGACAAGGCGACTCTGGCAGTACTCAAGAAAAATAATCAGATAGTATTCAGATATGGCGAGAACATCAACGATTCAGTATTTGACATAGCAGGAATATGCAACAAAGAGGGAAACGTCGTTGGCATGATGCCCCATCCGGAGCGCGCCGTGGAAGCGGAGATAAACCCCAAAGACAGCCGACCTTCAAACCTGATATTTGAATCCCTGATAGCCACTGTCGGTGCAAGACGATGA